The sequence GATAATTATCGCCAGGTGATTTTGTTGCGCGATGTGGAAGGTATGTCGTATTATGAGATTTCTGAAATTGTGAAGTGTCCGGTTGGGACGGTGAAGTCGCGGGTCAATCGCGGGCGCTTAAAATTGCAACAAAAATTGAAAAATGAAGGCCGAGATGTGGGCCTGAATGTTTAAGATATCTGAAATGGAGGTTAAATCGAGACATGACCGTTACTGATTTTGAAGCGCGCGTTTCGGCTTATGTAGATGGCGAAATGAGTCCGGTAGAAATGGCGGAAATGGAGCGCAAAGCTGCCGAGTGCGAGCATTGTCGCACTTTGCTGGCCGATGTGCAGGCCTTGAAGGAGCGCATGGCGCAATTGCCACAGGTGCGCCCGTCGGCTGAGTTTGATTTTACCCTGCGCAGTCATTTGGCTATGGCTATGGCAAAAGAAAAACAGTTTTTGCACAAGGCGCGGGGCGCAATGTTTTCTTCTGTCTCACGGACGATTACAACGCTGGCTGCGGCTGTGGTGATCGGCCTGGGGTTGACTCAGGTGATTTTCTATAGCGATACAACACCTACCTCACAAATGGCAGTGGAGCGCCAGGAAATTCCGCTGGTGCCGGGCGAGAGATTGCCGAGTGTTGATGTAGGTGCGCTGGAATTAGAGCGTTTGTCCAAGGAGTCTTATAGTCTGGATTCTCGCCATTATAGGGATTCTGCGCGCGTGGATTCCGCATCTCGGTTGAAGCAACTGCCATCGGATATGCGCGATTTGCGCCGCGTGAAACAGGTTCCCGTTTCGTATTCATTTTGACGTTGACTCGACAAGTGGAGAGAGGCGGGATCATGAGATCTTTGTGTTGCGCAATGGCGTTGTGCCTGCTCTTTGTGGGCAGGGGATGGACAGAAGAACGCAGCCTGTTGTGCGCGCTTGAAGAGGAAATTGCTGCAATTTTGGAAGATAATCGGCAGAGTGTGGTGCGGATTCACACGCTCTATCCTCCCCGTGCGCAGGCAGATAGCGGGCCGTTTGGTTCGGTGTTTACCCATGGCACGGGGTTTATTTTTGATCCCCGGGGTTATATTTTAACGATTGAAGCCGCTATTGCAGATGCCGATGAGATTCGGGTGACGCTGGCTTCTGGCGTGCAAGTGCGGGCTACGCTGGTGGGAGCAGATCCGGTTTCGGGGATTGCTGTTATTCGCGTTGAGGCAGAAAATTTGCCCACGGTTGTGGTGGGAGATTCACAGCATATTCGAATTGGGCATTACGCCCTTTTGTTGGGCAATGATTTTGGCAATCTGGTGCCTTCTGTTGGGATGGTGTACGAAATCTATCGGGATAGGGATTTGTTTCAGGTGTCGGCCCGCGTGCAGAGCAGTTATGGCGGGGCACCGGTGTTTTGCGGTAATGGACGGGTTGGGGGTATGGTGTGGCGCTACGAAGACCCGATTCGCGCCGTTACACAAAACGATGGTTCTCTCTTTGGGTGGCGTCCCATGCCGTCGTCGATTTTTGTCATTCCGATTAATCGCGCGATGCAGGTGGCGCGCGCACTGGTTGCACATGGGCAGATGGCGTATGGCAAACTGGGTGTGGAGGTTGCACCACGGGGCAACGAGGTGGTGGTGGTCAATGTGCAGCCGAATAGTCCCGCAACTGAGGGCGGGATTCAGCCGGGCGATGTGGTGCTTTCATATCGCGGGCGCGCCATTGGTGGTCCGGTGCATTTGAAGCGGATGGTACTGGAAAGTACGCCGGGCGAGACCGCAACGATAGGTATTCGGCGCAAGGGACAGGTGGTGGCGATACAGGTCGAGCTGGATCAGATGGATAGCTCTGCTCTGGTCGCTTTGCGTCCAGAGCCTCTGATAGAGCCAGTAGATGCAGCGGTTTATCAACATATCAATTATCTGCAACGCGAAGTCGGGCGTTTGCGACAGATTTTGCATCGCGACAAGTAAGTGTTCGCGATAAACGCAAAAAAGCGGTGGTCTTCGGATCACCGCTTTTTTATTTTTTATAGTTTGCTCTCTTCGACGAATCTTACTAAAAGGAGTTGATTCATGCTTAGTCCCGTTTCTGTTGCTGATTTTTCACCCGCTGATTTTGCCGATGGCGAACTCGATTTGCCCTATTATTTGTCGCATTTTCATCGGGTTGCCAATGCTGTTGAGATGGATGGTCCGGATCGCGGCTTTATCAATATTTCGGTCTGGCGGAGGCCGAAAGATAATAAACCTCACAATGCGCGTATTATGGAGAATATTCTGGCGCTGGCTTTCTTTTATTGCACCGACCGCCCCTGGAATGTGTTTTACGCACAGCCCGACCTGCGCCAGCGTCTCGAGGCTGCTCTCGACTTCTGGTGTGGCATTCAAAACGGGGATGGGCGTTTTAGCGAGTACGGTCCCGGAAATTGGAATCTCGCTGCCACTGCTTTTGCCACAAAGTTTACGGGGCAAACCCTCCACCTGCTCGACAGCGGTCCGGCCATTGATTCAGCCCTGCACGAGCGCGTCATAGCCGCCGACCGCAAAGCACTCTACGCCACTTTTACTATTGATGAATTGCAAATCCAGGGTCGCAACTTTACCAATCAGTACGCCAATGCCTGGGGTGGTGCGCTGGCGTATCTCAACCTCTTTCCCGATGCAGAACTGGAACGCTTGCTCGATCAGCGTCTTGAAGAGAGTCTGACTGAATTTCAGAGTCCAGCCGGTTATTTTTACGAGCGCAGCGGTCCCGATTGGGGCTATTTTCTGGGGACTCACCACAGCGATATCCACGTTGCGTATCACTATGCTCGCGGCACGGATCGGGCGTCCGTTTTTTTAGAAAAAGAACGGCGGTGGTACGATTGGTTTTCCTACAATGCCGTGCGCGAACCCGATGGCACGGGTTACGCGCTCAACCGCGGTATTGAAACCCGCCAGCAGAGAGCTTTTCTCACTGAGTATCGCGCCAATCTCGGCGGTGCCGAGAGGTCTAATTCTGGGGATATCGACACGACTGCGCTCGGTAAAGTACTCGAGTTGCCCCGCGCTTATGGTCGCACGGCTGAGGCACATGCACGGGATATTGCAGATGCGCGCGCCCGCCTTGAAGCCAATTGGCCCGCTGTTGCGCCGCTCCAGGTCGGTGAATTTTGGGCTTTTACGCCTTATGCTTTTTTGCATCGGGATCACATTACATGGTATCCCGCGCCGGAACAAAAAAAAGCAGCCACTGCGATGTTGCCGTATATCGCGCGAGACCACTTCACACACCAGCGGGTTGACAGTCGTCACCCGGTGGTTTTTACATTTGTCCGTCGTCCAACCTATTATGCCGCTTTTAATACGGGGCCTGTGCTGAGTGCCCAACAGCGGTATGGGCTGGGGTTGCTCTGGCATCCTCGCGCTGGTGCTGTTCTGCAGTCTCAAACGGATACAGACTATGCTGCCTGGGGGACGGTTGTCAATCATACGCTCTGCGAAAAGGCCGATATTGCTGCTGCTTTTCGGATTGATGGGGATCCGGTCATACCGCGACCCGGTATCCGCGATCTGCCCGATGGCGATCTCGAGATTACCTATCCTCTGGGAGAAAGTGGTAGCAAGACGGTTCTTTTTGCCAGTGATGCAATCACGGTTTCTGTCAATTACCCCGGTGCATTTACTGAGGTTCTCCCGCTTTTGAAGGGAGAACTGGATACAATAAAGAACGGGGCGGTTCTCCCGCGCGGTGATGTTTCTCTCTGTATTGAAACCGAAAACGCGCTCACTTTATCCGAAATCGATCTCAAATCCGGTGGTCGCCAGGTCGTGACGGCGTACATCAACGCTGAAGATACATTGACTTATCGCCTCGCGTTTCGGTGAACGGGTTTGAGAATTGGTTTAGCTGACACAAAAACGCCCCGGCACAACGATGCTGGGGCGTTTTCTTTTTTGCTGTTATTTTAATTATAGCGCGTCCTGGCATGAGAGTGTCCGAAGCGATGTAGCGCACGGTGGCCGATGCGGATCAACCACGGCTGTGCATCTGGACAACGCGCAAAAAGTTGTTTAGATGCGGCAAGTGGGTCGTCCGCTACCTCAAACTCACCCGTCTCAATATCAATCGCCACGATCCTGCCGCTGTTGCCTTCTTCCACCTGTAGCCTTACTCGTTGTTCATAGATTGCCTGACCACGTCGGGCGAACTCTTCTTTGCTATAACGCGGTTGTCGTATTTTCATGCTGTTCTCCTCAGCATCTGATAACGATGGCATGGAACAATAGATTATAGCCGATATTACAGTTTTACGCAACCTTACGCGCGGTGTTTGGCTACTACTGATTCGTCGAGTTCGATCCCCAGACCAGGTCCTGTTGGTGGGGTGATATAGCCGCTTTCAAATTGGATTGGTTCTGCGAATATTTCGCTGTGGAGGTCGTTGGCGTTGAATTCCTGGATCAGAAAGTTCGGCGAGCATGTGTCGAGTTGCACTGCGGCGGCGGCGGCGACGGGTCCGCAATACATGTGGGGCGCGATGAGGGCGTAGTGGGCTTCGGCCATGCTGGCGATTTTTTTGGATTCCAATATTCCGCCGCATTGTCCCACGTCTAATTGGAGGATCTGCGCGGCCTGTTTTTTGAGGAGTTCGGCAAATTCGTATTTGGTGACGAGCCGTTCCCCCGTGGCGATTGGGATGCTGGTGTGGGCGGCGACGCGGGCCATTTCGTCGATGTTTTCCGGGGGGACGGGTTCTTCAAACCAGAAGGGACTGAATTCTTCGAGTTCTTTTGCCACGCGGATTGCGCCAGATGTGCTGAATTGTCCGTGGGTGCCGATGCCGATTTCCAATTCGTCGCCGACTGCATCCCGGATGCTTTTAAATATTTTGGCGACGTGGCGGATGGTTTTGAGTGGGAAGTCGCGCGGGTTGGGAAAGATCGGGTGGAAGGGGTCGAATTTGCAGGCGGTGTTTCCGTCTGCGACCAGACGGGTTGCGATCTCACCTGCGCGTTCTGGATTTTCCCAGATGCCGTCGGTCGGCATGTAGGCATAAGCCCTGAGTTTGTCGTGGACTCTGCCACCGAGCAGATTGTAGATGGGCTGGTTCAGGGCTTTGCCGACAATGTCCCAACACGCCATTTCAATGGCGCTCAAGGCGGGTGTTGCGTCGAGGCCGGGGTGGCGATAGTCGTGCCGGGACGCAAAGATGCGCTGCCACAGGCTTTCGATGTCAAAGGGGCTTGTGCCGATGGCGAATTGCTGGCAGAGGTTTTTGACGAGGCTGATTTGGGAGTCCAGATTGGTGGCATTTCCCGAGGGTCGCTCGCCTAATCCCACGATGCCTTCGTCGGTGATGAGCTGGACAAAGAGCCAGTATCGCCCCCCGCGATAGGGCTGGATGTTTTTGATTACGATGGTTTCCACGTCGGTGATTTTCATGGTTGATGTGCTCCTGTTTCGGTGTGTCAATGATGGACGGTCAGTTTCTCTTTGATCACGCGGCATTGCCAGAATGCCCTGTTGCTCCATCCGAATCGCCACGGGTGCGATGTTGCAAATCGCTGGGGCAAGGCTTCGTATAGCAAGGCGAGTGTTTGTACGGTGGCCGCGAATTGATGGGTGTCCTGCTTGTCGCGTTCTGCGTGTGCTTTGTAATAGGGGATGAGCGCATCTGCTGTGCGGTGTAGCGCGGTGTTTGCTTCTGCCTCTCGCCACCCGGTGGCTTTTGGCAGTCGCGATAGGAGATAGACCGCGTCCATGGTTGAAAAGTTGGGGCGTCCGTGCCAGAAGCCGTTCTCTTCCTGGAGATTTAGCATGGCATCTATGATTTTCTCAGCTTGCGGTGGGAGTTTGTCCATTCCGGTGTAGATCAGACTGTAGGCAAATGTGCGGCTGATGTTGGTGGGTTCTTCAGCGGGCCATGTTCCGAGCGCGGGGTGCTGTTGTGCGGCGAGTTCGTCGAAGAAAGCGTTGATCCAGGCGGGGTCTGGATGGCTGACGAGCATGGGTACGCGCGCGAGGACTTCGTGATGGGTGTCGCCGGATGCTTTCCACGTTTTGAACCATTGGCGGAGTCCGGTGATGGTTGTTGCGCTGCGCTGGTCGTCGGGGAATTTCAGGACCTGAGCACCCAGCATATTGAGTGCGCGAACTGCGTTCCAAAATGCGATTCCCCGCCTGTTTGAGGGTGGGAAGGCAAAGGATCCGTCTTGCTCGTTCTGTTGCGATTGGATCCAGGCGATCCATTTTGCGCGGTCAAGCGCGACTGCGTCGAGCGCGTTTATGCTGTATAAAATATAGGTGATGAAGAGGGTGCTCGGAAGGCTGGGCGCGGGTGTGTCGCCGTTGCGGAAGGCTCCAGTGTCCGGGAGGTAGAGGGATTCCGCCCAGGCGATCAAATCGTCGCGGATGGGGTCGAGGGAGATTGTCATGTGGTTCTCATTTA comes from Gemmatimonadota bacterium and encodes:
- a CDS encoding PDZ domain-containing protein, whose protein sequence is MRSLCCAMALCLLFVGRGWTEERSLLCALEEEIAAILEDNRQSVVRIHTLYPPRAQADSGPFGSVFTHGTGFIFDPRGYILTIEAAIADADEIRVTLASGVQVRATLVGADPVSGIAVIRVEAENLPTVVVGDSQHIRIGHYALLLGNDFGNLVPSVGMVYEIYRDRDLFQVSARVQSSYGGAPVFCGNGRVGGMVWRYEDPIRAVTQNDGSLFGWRPMPSSIFVIPINRAMQVARALVAHGQMAYGKLGVEVAPRGNEVVVVNVQPNSPATEGGIQPGDVVLSYRGRAIGGPVHLKRMVLESTPGETATIGIRRKGQVVAIQVELDQMDSSALVALRPEPLIEPVDAAVYQHINYLQREVGRLRQILHRDK
- a CDS encoding mandelate racemase/muconate lactonizing enzyme family protein, translated to MKITDVETIVIKNIQPYRGGRYWLFVQLITDEGIVGLGERPSGNATNLDSQISLVKNLCQQFAIGTSPFDIESLWQRIFASRHDYRHPGLDATPALSAIEMACWDIVGKALNQPIYNLLGGRVHDKLRAYAYMPTDGIWENPERAGEIATRLVADGNTACKFDPFHPIFPNPRDFPLKTIRHVAKIFKSIRDAVGDELEIGIGTHGQFSTSGAIRVAKELEEFSPFWFEEPVPPENIDEMARVAAHTSIPIATGERLVTKYEFAELLKKQAAQILQLDVGQCGGILESKKIASMAEAHYALIAPHMYCGPVAAAAAVQLDTCSPNFLIQEFNANDLHSEIFAEPIQFESGYITPPTGPGLGIELDESVVAKHRA
- a CDS encoding zf-HC2 domain-containing protein, whose product is MTVTDFEARVSAYVDGEMSPVEMAEMERKAAECEHCRTLLADVQALKERMAQLPQVRPSAEFDFTLRSHLAMAMAKEKQFLHKARGAMFSSVSRTITTLAAAVVIGLGLTQVIFYSDTTPTSQMAVERQEIPLVPGERLPSVDVGALELERLSKESYSLDSRHYRDSARVDSASRLKQLPSDMRDLRRVKQVPVSYSF